DNA from Deltaproteobacteria bacterium:
AAGAGCCTTTCCAGCTGATTATAACTCCCTTCGTCAGTTACAATGTTATTAATGGCAATCTTGGATGCCTCGTCCTCTAGTGCCCCCTTGAACCTCCCCTCGTCGTCCTCGGAGATGAAACCGGGGTGTTCGTTGAAGTGCGCCCACTCTTCATCGAGCCCGTCGTAGGCAGGATCGTCCTCCTTCAACAGAAGCCTGGCTGTCTCGGCACCTGACCTGGCGACATAAAGGGCCTTTGTTTCATCCCTAAAGTTGGCCGCCAAGGTAAGATCGACCCTCATGGTGTAGCTGAAATCGACTACCAAGGAGACGAGCAGAACAATCACCACCAGTACCAGGATCAGGGCAATGCCCTTTTCATCCTTAATCGACATCTAATCTCCAGCAAGGGGGATATAGACCTTGGTTGTAAGGGAGATGATCTCACCCCTTTCATCCTTGAGCAAGAGGGAGATATCTACCACCTTGGGGAGCTTCTCCCCAAAGACAGGAGAGGTTGAATCCCACCTCTTCCACTCCCTCCCCTGGGCATCGTAATAGGTGAAGTCCAGACCACTTATCCCCCCGCCCGCTACATAACTTCTGCCTCCCTCATCTGAACGTTCATCAGGGGTGGTATCTTCTCTCATCAATAGGGTGGGCTCGTCCGTCTGGGGATCAATGGTGATGTAATAACCGACCTCCTTCAGCCCCTTTGATTTCCCCTTTAAGAGGAGAGAGGTCGAGATGAAATTCAGGGTATCCTGCGGCAAACCATCCTCCTCCCTATCCTCACCTATGAAGGCATACGCGATGTCGGGGAGATCCTCTCCTGAAGGGAGGTAAGCGCAACTTATCTCTTGGGCCATCCGGCTGAGGATGAGCCTGGCCTTACGGTAGGCCTCGCCCCTTTCTTCACCTATCTCCATGGTCTTGAGGCTTCCCGAAAAGGAGCCGTAGACGATACCCATGATCACCGCCAGAATCGCAGCGGCGATCATCACCTCCATCAAGGTAAAGCCTCTACTATTCTTGAGGGGCCACATAGGTGACAAGATCCAGGTCTCTCTCTTTATCCCCTTCCTTCCACTTTACAATGACCATAACCCGCCGCATACCCTCGGGCTCGGCGTCCTCCACCGTCGTCTTCCATCTGAAGGGAGGTACACCTTCCTGCACCTCACCCTCATTCTCCCCTGTCGCCAATCTCTCCTGGGCGATCAGCTCAGTCATCTTTTCCTGGGCCAATAAGGTAGCCTTGGTTATAATCATCGCCTCAT
Protein-coding regions in this window:
- a CDS encoding prepilin-type N-terminal cleavage/methylation domain-containing protein; translated protein: MRQRGFTLMEVMVALAILAIALVVVFSHQVASIDLGNEAMIITKATLLAQEKMTELIAQERLATGENEGEVQEGVPPFRWKTTVEDAEPEGMRRVMVIVKWKEGDKERDLDLVTYVAPQE